A DNA window from Sulfitobacter sp. BSw21498 contains the following coding sequences:
- a CDS encoding translocation/assembly module TamB domain-containing protein — protein MRSFLVSALIFVGTVATAQEDDKGFLTRTIQDALSGAGRTVSIDGFAGALSSRARFDRMTIADEQGVWLTLEEVELDWNRSALLRGRLEVQALTAKRLNVPRLPVSEEEALPDPEAKPFSFPAIPDLPVSIDVADFSVDEINLGAPILGEPAQLTVQATALLNEDTATVDILAARTDGKKGEFKITADLDRNDSLLEMAVTLSEEAKGIISRTLKLPDEPSVDLVIAGRGPLSDFETDIDLSTDGEQRLAGRVVVAAQGDNTTPDRRIRADLKGDVTALILSQYREFFGTDVALSLDALVKAEGGVDVSDFALKAQSAELQGKITLNSDNWPSLIDITGTVASADGSLVLLPVAGGNTYVRRVGLDVNYDAQDGDAINATFDVAELATEALATETTQVTLKGTLQGDAGSVGEFMGDLGFSAQGLSLTNAAVSEAVGKSLSGHTTIVYTEGTPVQISGLDLSGTDYGLTGDVTISGPGESFLTQLKARLEATDISRFSALAGREMDGAANVDIVGQITPLDGTFDLNISGLTQDLKVGIEQADALLAGETTLSLGASRDETGTFVRDLMLENDALTASGGVELRSDNSQARIEAKLNDISMVLPQYSGPITIKAEADQDSRGWTVDAVTDGPYGAALTAKGLATGENALLNFTADVPELRDFVPEAPVEGPVSLAGLLRQTPDGWQVDTKATAPEEVTATVEGLLTPLDLDFTASIPRVEAFAPQVIGAVEASGTLKQLDEGFQINAKASGPYAAKVAVQGMLTPMVDISFDASVPNLQAVVPQVNGPLAATGTVRQTEKGFFVDTSATGPYGARAMVEGLATGPEMSLTFDVSVPNVQPLVPGVSGPLAAKGTVRQTPAGIVVNTNATGPYAARASVRGVVTGDAPALTYDITIPNLGAVVPKLSGPLNVTGTAQQENTGWRVNTNATGPAGTRATIAGLVGNDGNLNLDVNGNVPLGLSAPFIAPRILQGQARFDLMVNGPPALGSVTGTLQTSDASLSAPNLRVSLQNIAADIRLGNNRAQIDLSARGADGGQIKVGGGVTLTGSLPADIQIGLNSLVLIDPSLYRTSLDGNLRLSGPLAGGASISGQIDVGETEVSVPSTGMTSIGDIPQIDFIGAPADVIATRRKAGLTGADTGTDPAASSDSGPGFGLNIRINAPRRIFVRGRGLDAELGGSLLLTGSTNQIISAGRFDLIRGRLDILGKRFELDEGSVRFQGDLVPYLRFATSTSTNTGEVRVIIEGKATSPKVSFESTPDSPQDEVLAQLLFGRNISEISAFQALQLASAVATLAGRGGAGIVANLRTGFGLDDLDVTTTDSGATAVRAGKYISENVYTDVTAASDGTADVSINLDLTKNLTAKGTVGSDGNTGIGIFFEKDY, from the coding sequence ATGCGCAGTTTTCTGGTTTCGGCCCTGATCTTTGTCGGTACTGTCGCCACGGCACAGGAGGATGACAAAGGGTTCCTTACCCGCACGATCCAAGACGCCCTGAGCGGGGCAGGCCGCACGGTCAGCATCGACGGTTTTGCCGGTGCGCTGAGTTCGCGTGCGCGTTTTGACAGGATGACGATCGCTGATGAACAAGGGGTTTGGCTGACACTGGAAGAGGTTGAACTGGACTGGAATCGCTCTGCCTTGCTGCGCGGGCGGCTAGAGGTTCAGGCGCTGACGGCAAAGCGGTTGAACGTGCCGCGGCTGCCTGTCTCGGAGGAAGAAGCGCTTCCCGATCCGGAAGCCAAGCCCTTTAGCTTCCCTGCGATCCCTGATCTGCCCGTCTCCATCGACGTGGCGGATTTTTCAGTCGACGAGATCAACCTGGGCGCGCCGATTTTGGGCGAACCGGCACAGCTGACTGTGCAGGCGACCGCGCTGTTGAACGAAGATACCGCGACCGTCGATATTCTTGCTGCACGGACCGATGGCAAGAAGGGTGAGTTCAAGATTACTGCGGACCTTGACCGCAACGATAGCTTGCTGGAAATGGCCGTGACCCTCTCTGAGGAAGCCAAGGGCATTATCTCGCGCACGCTGAAACTGCCGGATGAACCCTCGGTTGATCTTGTTATTGCGGGTCGCGGGCCGTTGTCGGACTTTGAAACGGATATTGACCTTTCCACGGATGGCGAACAGCGTCTGGCCGGTCGGGTTGTTGTGGCGGCTCAAGGGGATAACACCACGCCGGACCGCCGCATTCGGGCCGATCTGAAGGGTGACGTGACCGCGTTGATCCTATCGCAATACCGCGAATTCTTCGGAACCGATGTGGCGTTGTCTCTCGACGCGCTGGTCAAGGCGGAAGGCGGTGTCGATGTCAGCGACTTCGCTCTCAAGGCGCAGTCAGCCGAGCTGCAAGGCAAGATCACGCTGAACAGTGACAATTGGCCCAGCCTGATCGACATCACCGGTACCGTCGCCAGCGCCGACGGGAGCCTTGTTCTGCTGCCTGTCGCAGGTGGCAATACTTATGTGCGTCGCGTTGGGTTGGACGTGAACTACGACGCGCAAGACGGCGACGCGATCAATGCTACTTTCGACGTCGCCGAGCTTGCCACCGAAGCGCTCGCTACCGAAACGACCCAAGTGACATTGAAGGGTACCTTGCAAGGCGATGCGGGATCGGTCGGCGAATTCATGGGCGACCTCGGGTTTTCGGCACAGGGGCTGTCGCTAACCAATGCTGCCGTCTCCGAAGCTGTCGGCAAGTCGTTGAGCGGTCACACGACAATCGTCTACACCGAAGGAACACCGGTTCAGATTTCCGGTCTTGATCTGTCGGGCACAGACTACGGTCTGACGGGGGACGTAACGATCAGCGGCCCAGGTGAAAGTTTTCTGACCCAGTTGAAAGCACGATTAGAAGCCACTGACATCAGTCGCTTTTCCGCTCTTGCCGGACGCGAGATGGACGGTGCGGCGAATGTCGATATCGTCGGCCAAATTACGCCTTTGGATGGGACGTTTGATCTGAATATCTCTGGCCTGACACAAGATTTGAAGGTCGGAATCGAACAGGCCGATGCCTTGCTTGCTGGGGAAACGACGCTCAGCCTTGGCGCGTCGCGGGATGAGACGGGTACATTTGTCCGCGATTTGATGCTTGAGAACGACGCGCTGACCGCCAGCGGCGGTGTTGAATTGCGAAGCGATAATTCTCAGGCACGAATTGAAGCAAAATTGAATGATATCTCGATGGTGCTGCCACAATACTCCGGCCCGATCACGATCAAGGCCGAGGCCGACCAAGACAGCCGCGGCTGGACCGTCGATGCAGTGACAGACGGCCCTTACGGAGCCGCACTAACAGCAAAGGGGCTCGCGACAGGCGAAAATGCTTTGCTCAATTTCACAGCCGATGTACCCGAGCTGCGCGATTTTGTACCCGAAGCCCCCGTGGAAGGTCCGGTTTCCTTGGCCGGTTTGCTGCGCCAGACGCCGGACGGGTGGCAAGTGGACACCAAAGCCACTGCGCCCGAGGAGGTTACCGCCACTGTCGAGGGCTTGCTGACGCCGCTTGATCTAGACTTTACCGCGTCGATCCCGCGGGTGGAGGCGTTTGCCCCTCAGGTCATAGGCGCGGTCGAGGCATCGGGGACGCTCAAGCAATTAGACGAAGGCTTCCAGATCAATGCCAAAGCCAGCGGTCCTTACGCGGCGAAGGTCGCCGTTCAAGGTATGTTAACACCTATGGTTGATATCTCTTTCGACGCATCGGTCCCGAATCTTCAAGCGGTGGTGCCGCAGGTGAACGGGCCACTTGCTGCGACCGGGACCGTGCGCCAGACGGAAAAGGGGTTTTTTGTCGATACCAGCGCGACCGGCCCATATGGTGCGCGCGCCATGGTTGAAGGATTGGCCACAGGCCCCGAGATGTCACTGACCTTTGACGTGTCGGTGCCCAATGTGCAGCCCTTGGTGCCGGGCGTGTCCGGCCCGCTTGCGGCAAAGGGAACGGTGCGGCAAACGCCCGCCGGCATCGTCGTGAACACCAACGCGACCGGTCCCTATGCTGCACGTGCGTCGGTGCGGGGGGTGGTCACGGGGGATGCGCCCGCGTTGACCTACGATATCACTATCCCCAATCTTGGGGCGGTGGTGCCGAAACTCTCCGGTCCGCTGAATGTGACTGGCACCGCCCAGCAGGAAAACACAGGCTGGCGTGTAAATACCAATGCCACCGGACCCGCAGGCACCCGCGCCACAATTGCTGGACTTGTTGGGAATGATGGAAACCTGAACCTTGATGTGAACGGGAACGTGCCACTGGGCCTGTCGGCCCCCTTCATCGCGCCGCGCATATTGCAGGGCCAAGCCCGGTTTGACCTGATGGTAAACGGTCCTCCTGCGCTTGGGTCTGTTACGGGGACATTGCAAACCTCTGACGCGTCACTATCGGCACCTAATCTGAGGGTGTCATTACAGAATATTGCTGCGGATATCCGATTGGGCAATAACCGTGCGCAGATCGATCTGTCCGCTCGCGGTGCCGATGGTGGGCAGATCAAGGTCGGAGGTGGGGTGACCCTGACGGGATCGCTGCCAGCCGACATCCAGATCGGTCTGAATAGTCTCGTGCTGATCGATCCGTCGCTCTACCGAACGTCGCTGGATGGCAATCTTCGACTGTCAGGTCCCCTCGCGGGGGGTGCAAGTATCAGCGGCCAGATCGATGTGGGCGAGACCGAAGTCAGCGTGCCGTCGACCGGTATGACGAGCATCGGGGATATTCCGCAGATCGACTTTATCGGGGCACCCGCCGATGTCATCGCTACCCGTCGCAAGGCCGGGTTGACCGGTGCCGACACCGGAACCGACCCTGCGGCCAGCAGCGACAGTGGGCCTGGGTTCGGCCTGAATATTCGTATCAACGCGCCGCGCCGTATCTTTGTGCGGGGCCGCGGGCTGGATGCTGAATTGGGGGGCAGCCTGTTGTTGACAGGATCGACCAACCAAATCATCTCGGCCGGTCGGTTTGATCTAATCCGCGGGCGGCTCGATATTCTTGGCAAGCGGTTTGAGCTGGACGAGGGATCCGTACGCTTTCAAGGCGATTTGGTGCCCTATCTTCGGTTTGCCACATCGACCTCTACCAACACAGGAGAGGTGCGCGTCATCATTGAGGGAAAAGCCACGTCGCCCAAAGTCTCGTTTGAATCGACCCCTGACTCACCCCAAGATGAGGTGCTGGCGCAGTTGCTCTTTGGGCGAAACATCTCGGAGATTTCGGCGTTTCAAGCTCTGCAATTGGCCAGTGCCGTTGCGACCCTGGCCGGACGTGGAGGCGCGGGGATCGTTGCTAACTTGCGCACAGGATTCGGACTGGATGATCTGGATGTGACCACCACTGACAGCGGGGCCACGGCCGTGCGCGCAGGGAAATACATCTCGGAAAATGTCTATACGGATGTCACCGCAGCCTCGGATGGGACGGCCGATGTGTCCATTAACCTCGATCTAACCAAAAACTTGACGGCCAAGGGAACGGTGGGGTCCGACGGGAATACCGGGATCGGTATTTTCTTTGAAAAAGATTATTGA
- a CDS encoding flavin reductase family protein, which translates to MADNMHHFIPLPDATVELRRAFGRFGTGVTIITVQTADGPLGMTANSFSSVSLDPPLVQWSPALSSKRHDAFTQAAQFAVHILDSRQRALADAFAVSGDAFGAFDWSTGPNGAPTLSGCLASFHCDTYAVHPAGDHSIILGQVTHAAYATDENASGLMYDQGRYGRFTPRVG; encoded by the coding sequence ATGGCTGACAATATGCACCACTTCATCCCCCTGCCCGACGCAACAGTCGAATTGCGCCGCGCTTTTGGCCGGTTTGGCACAGGCGTGACGATCATCACGGTTCAGACCGCCGATGGCCCCTTGGGGATGACCGCGAATTCATTCTCCTCAGTTTCGCTCGACCCGCCGTTGGTGCAATGGTCCCCCGCGCTCAGCTCCAAACGCCATGACGCGTTTACACAGGCTGCGCAGTTCGCCGTGCATATCTTGGACTCACGCCAACGCGCGCTTGCGGATGCTTTTGCTGTTTCCGGCGATGCCTTTGGCGCATTCGACTGGTCAACAGGCCCCAACGGCGCCCCAACGTTGTCAGGCTGTCTTGCAAGCTTTCACTGCGACACCTACGCCGTCCACCCGGCGGGCGACCATTCGATCATCCTTGGCCAAGTCACCCACGCTGCCTATGCAACAGACGAAAACGCTTCTGGCTTGATGTACGATCAGGGCCGCTACGGCCGCTTCACGCCGAGGGTAGGGTAG
- a CDS encoding DUF992 domain-containing protein: MTLNRFAPLKLTVAALVTGAALSTPALADDGETVDHTEVGSLSCDVGDGTGFIFGSTRELTCTFNPVQEGLADETYVGDIKRYGIDIGKTQNGQMSWLVLAPTESEYYEGGLTGDYQGISAEATFGVGLGANVMVGGSEDTLALQPISLNTQNGVNFAIGVGEITLQRVEG, translated from the coding sequence ATGACACTGAATCGTTTTGCACCCCTCAAGCTGACTGTAGCCGCACTTGTAACCGGCGCTGCGTTGTCCACGCCTGCCTTGGCAGATGACGGCGAGACTGTGGACCACACTGAAGTCGGCTCGCTGAGCTGTGATGTCGGTGATGGCACGGGCTTTATCTTCGGTTCTACCCGTGAACTGACCTGTACCTTCAACCCCGTGCAGGAAGGTCTGGCAGACGAGACATATGTCGGCGATATCAAGCGTTATGGCATCGATATCGGCAAGACACAGAACGGCCAAATGTCTTGGCTTGTTCTGGCACCGACTGAGTCCGAATATTACGAGGGTGGTCTAACCGGCGATTATCAGGGCATATCGGCAGAAGCGACCTTTGGCGTCGGACTTGGGGCCAATGTGATGGTCGGTGGTTCTGAAGATACACTGGCGTTGCAGCCGATTAGCTTGAACACCCAAAATGGTGTGAACTTTGCTATCGGTGTGGGTGAAATCACCTTGCAACGTGTCGAAGGCTAA
- the acs gene encoding acetate--CoA ligase — translation MSNVATQTYPPSDKIADAAHVNAAKYDAMYDTSISDPEGFWKEQAQRVDWMTPFTKVKDVDFTFGQVKINWFADGALNVSANCIDRHLETRGDQTAIIWEPDSPKEEAQHISYRALHSQTCKMANILRDMGVGKGDRVIIYMPMIPEAAYAMLACARIGAIHSIVFAGFSPDALAARVQGSDAKVVITADFAPRGGKATPLKANADKALASCDASVKCLVVRRTGGDVAWNDTRDVDYTALAKEASDSCAPEAMNAEDPLFILYTSGSTGQPKGVVHTTGGYLVYAALTHEVTFDYHDGDVYWCTADVGWVTGHSYIVYGPLANGATTLMFEGVPTYPDASRFWQICEKHKVNQFYTAPTAIRALMGKGRAFVDGCDLSSLKLLGTVGEPINPEAWNWYNDVVGKGNCPIVDTWWQTETGGHLMTPLPGAHATKPGAAMKPFFGIKPVVLDPTTGAEIDGNDVEGVLCIADSWPGQMRTIWGDHERFEQTYFSDYKGYYFTGDGCRRDADGDYWITGRVDDVINVSGHRMGTAEVESALVAHPKVAEAAVVGFPHDIKGQGIYCYVSLMSGESPSDELRTELRNWVRTEIGPIASPDLIQWAPGLPKTRSGKIMRRILRKIAENDYGALGDTSTLAEPEVVDDLIANRMNR, via the coding sequence ATGTCCAACGTCGCAACACAAACCTATCCGCCGTCCGACAAAATCGCCGACGCGGCCCATGTGAACGCCGCCAAATATGATGCGATGTATGATACCTCTATCTCGGACCCCGAGGGGTTCTGGAAAGAACAGGCGCAACGCGTTGACTGGATGACACCGTTCACCAAGGTCAAAGACGTCGATTTCACTTTTGGGCAGGTCAAGATCAATTGGTTCGCCGATGGCGCGCTGAACGTCAGCGCCAACTGTATCGACCGCCACCTTGAAACGCGCGGCGATCAGACCGCGATCATCTGGGAACCCGACAGCCCTAAAGAAGAGGCGCAGCATATCAGCTATCGCGCCCTGCACAGCCAGACGTGCAAAATGGCGAATATCCTGCGCGACATGGGCGTAGGTAAAGGCGACCGTGTAATCATCTATATGCCGATGATCCCCGAGGCCGCCTATGCCATGCTGGCCTGCGCGCGCATTGGTGCGATCCACTCAATCGTGTTTGCCGGGTTCTCTCCTGATGCGTTGGCAGCACGGGTGCAAGGTTCGGACGCAAAGGTCGTCATCACCGCAGATTTTGCGCCGCGCGGTGGCAAGGCTACCCCGCTGAAAGCCAACGCCGACAAGGCGCTGGCGTCCTGCGACGCTTCGGTCAAATGTCTGGTGGTGCGTCGGACCGGCGGCGATGTTGCGTGGAACGACACGCGAGATGTGGATTATACTGCACTGGCCAAAGAGGCGTCAGACAGTTGCGCGCCAGAAGCGATGAACGCAGAAGACCCGTTGTTCATCCTCTACACCTCCGGCTCGACCGGCCAGCCCAAGGGGGTTGTGCATACCACGGGCGGCTATCTGGTCTATGCTGCACTAACCCACGAGGTGACCTTTGATTACCACGACGGTGACGTCTATTGGTGTACCGCGGATGTGGGTTGGGTGACGGGTCATAGCTATATCGTCTATGGCCCACTTGCCAACGGGGCGACCACATTGATGTTTGAAGGCGTCCCCACCTACCCCGACGCCAGCCGGTTCTGGCAGATCTGCGAAAAGCACAAGGTCAATCAATTTTACACTGCGCCGACCGCCATTCGTGCGTTGATGGGCAAAGGCCGCGCATTCGTAGATGGATGCGACCTGAGCAGCCTGAAGCTGTTGGGCACCGTAGGTGAACCGATCAATCCCGAAGCCTGGAACTGGTACAATGATGTGGTTGGCAAAGGGAATTGCCCCATCGTCGATACGTGGTGGCAGACCGAAACCGGGGGTCACCTTATGACCCCGCTACCGGGGGCACATGCAACCAAGCCCGGCGCCGCGATGAAGCCGTTCTTTGGTATCAAACCGGTCGTACTTGACCCGACAACGGGTGCCGAGATTGACGGGAATGATGTCGAGGGTGTTTTGTGTATTGCCGACAGCTGGCCCGGCCAGATGCGCACAATTTGGGGCGATCATGAACGGTTCGAGCAGACCTATTTCAGCGACTACAAAGGCTATTACTTCACCGGCGATGGGTGTCGGCGCGACGCGGACGGCGACTATTGGATCACCGGCCGCGTGGATGATGTGATCAACGTGTCTGGCCACCGTATGGGGACGGCAGAGGTGGAAAGCGCCCTTGTCGCACATCCGAAGGTAGCCGAGGCCGCGGTTGTCGGCTTTCCACATGATATCAAGGGTCAGGGCATTTATTGCTACGTATCCCTGATGAGCGGCGAAAGCCCGAGCGACGAGCTGCGAACCGAATTGCGCAACTGGGTCCGCACCGAGATTGGGCCGATTGCATCGCCAGACCTGATCCAGTGGGCCCCCGGGCTGCCCAAAACACGCTCGGGTAAAATCATGCGGCGTATCCTGCGCAAGATTGCAGAAAACGACTATGGCGCGCTTGGCGACACCTCGACCCTTGCAGAACCAGAAGTCGTCGACGATTTGATCGCAAACAGAATGAACCGCTAG
- the dctP gene encoding TRAP transporter substrate-binding protein DctP encodes MNNLLNGAAVCALTFAFASQAAATEWSASVWGKRRAFTEHVEKIAELVSEKTDGEFTINVSYGGLSKNSDNLDGISIGAFEMAQFCAGYHADKNRAITVLELPFLGVQNLEEEVAVSRAVYAHPAVAKEMAQWNARMLMTSPMPQYNLVGTGEARDTLESFEGMRVRATGGLGKAFEAVGGVPTSVTSSEAYNAMESGVVDTVAFAQHAHLSFGTINKADWWTANLNPGTVNCPVVVNIDAYDALSDAEKEALDGSVDEALDHYLANYGELLGRWDTVLEEKGVEKVMFSPEVLAEFKAKAADPAREAWIKDMEAQGIPGQELYDLVIKTLEEKRASN; translated from the coding sequence ATGAATAATCTACTAAACGGCGCAGCTGTCTGCGCCCTGACTTTTGCTTTTGCCTCGCAAGCAGCCGCAACGGAATGGAGTGCCTCCGTCTGGGGTAAGCGTCGCGCCTTTACAGAGCACGTTGAAAAGATCGCCGAGCTTGTCTCGGAAAAGACAGACGGCGAATTCACCATTAATGTAAGCTATGGCGGTCTGTCCAAGAACTCTGACAACCTTGATGGTATTTCGATCGGCGCCTTCGAGATGGCTCAATTCTGCGCGGGCTACCATGCGGATAAGAACCGCGCGATCACCGTGCTAGAGCTGCCATTCCTCGGTGTTCAGAACCTCGAAGAAGAAGTCGCTGTTTCCCGTGCCGTTTATGCGCACCCCGCCGTGGCCAAGGAAATGGCGCAGTGGAATGCCAGAATGCTGATGACCTCGCCGATGCCACAGTACAACCTTGTGGGCACGGGCGAAGCGCGCGACACGCTGGAATCGTTCGAAGGCATGCGCGTACGTGCGACAGGCGGTTTGGGCAAAGCCTTTGAAGCCGTTGGCGGTGTTCCGACCTCCGTTACCTCTTCCGAAGCGTATAACGCGATGGAATCTGGTGTTGTCGATACAGTGGCTTTCGCACAGCACGCACACCTCAGCTTTGGCACGATCAACAAGGCTGACTGGTGGACGGCGAACCTGAACCCCGGCACTGTGAACTGCCCTGTTGTGGTCAACATCGACGCCTATGATGCCCTGTCGGACGCAGAAAAAGAAGCGCTGGACGGTTCCGTTGACGAGGCGCTGGATCACTATCTGGCGAACTACGGCGAGCTGCTGGGCCGCTGGGATACCGTGCTGGAAGAAAAAGGCGTGGAAAAAGTTATGTTCTCGCCCGAAGTGCTGGCCGAGTTCAAAGCCAAAGCTGCCGACCCTGCACGTGAAGCCTGGATCAAAGACATGGAAGCCCAAGGCATCCCTGGCCAAGAGCTGTACGATCTGGTTATCAAAACACTCGAAGAAAAACGCGCGTCTAACTAA
- a CDS encoding TRAP transporter small permease subunit, producing MAGSSAVLEDGSLLSRIDKGLLRLETVFALVSGIAVFMLMVLAVWSVGGRKFFASPLPGYVDWIEFAMPLIAIMGISYTQRNGGHVRMDILIGQLKGRALWAAETFSVLLIFILMIALIWGSWAHFQRSFDFSAPMWSRDSSIDIGLPIWPAKLIVPMAFSVLALRLLLQIWGYGRAFVLGLESPVAVPLVQSAAEQAMAEAEHLDGRD from the coding sequence ATGGCCGGTTCCTCCGCCGTGCTCGAAGACGGCAGTCTGCTCAGCCGTATCGACAAAGGGCTGTTACGCCTTGAAACCGTGTTTGCCCTTGTCTCCGGAATTGCCGTCTTCATGCTGATGGTGCTTGCAGTCTGGTCCGTCGGCGGGCGTAAGTTCTTTGCCTCGCCGCTTCCCGGCTATGTCGACTGGATTGAATTCGCCATGCCACTGATCGCGATCATGGGCATTTCCTATACCCAGCGGAACGGGGGCCATGTGCGCATGGATATCCTGATCGGCCAGCTTAAAGGCCGCGCATTATGGGCCGCGGAGACGTTCTCGGTTCTGTTGATCTTTATCCTGATGATCGCGCTCATCTGGGGATCGTGGGCGCATTTCCAGCGCAGCTTTGATTTTTCCGCCCCCATGTGGAGCCGCGATAGCTCTATCGACATCGGGCTGCCGATCTGGCCTGCGAAACTGATCGTGCCGATGGCGTTCTCGGTTCTGGCTTTGCGGTTGTTGCTGCAAATCTGGGGATATGGACGCGCATTCGTACTGGGGTTGGAAAGCCCCGTTGCCGTACCTTTGGTACAATCCGCAGCCGAACAGGCCATGGCGGAAGCTGAACATCTAGACGGGCGGGACTGA
- a CDS encoding TRAP transporter large permease: MDPIEIGLWVSGGLLLMVVLGMRVAFAAAMAGLIGLIWIFWAKKGMQWSELDWALTVAIKTAGQVPHSKVSSQTLSLIPTFILIGFLAYYAGLTRALFEAAKRWIAWLPGGLAVSTVFATAGFAAVSGASVATAAVFARIAIPEMLAIGYNKKFAAGVVAAGGTLASLIPPSAILVIYAIIVEQDVGKLLLAGFIPGAFSAIVYAILIVGIASIWKNVGPPVTGFTWKQRFASLPAAMPIFAVVIIIIFFVYNPFGDAWGTPTEGGAVGAFIVFLMALYRGMRWAELKDALLETAKLTVMIFTIIWGVLIYVRFLGFADLPGAFADWISGLEASPVLILVCILLAYAVLGMFMDAIGMLLLTLPVVYPAVMALNGGEFVSAADSAFGMSGPMCAIWFGILVVKMAEFCLITPPIGLNCFVVAGVRPDLSVQDVFKGVTPFFIADAVTIALLVAFPSIVLWLPSLAG; the protein is encoded by the coding sequence ATGGACCCTATTGAAATTGGCCTTTGGGTCTCGGGCGGGCTGCTGCTTATGGTGGTGCTCGGTATGCGTGTGGCGTTTGCCGCAGCGATGGCAGGCTTGATTGGCCTGATCTGGATCTTTTGGGCTAAAAAAGGGATGCAGTGGTCTGAACTGGACTGGGCGCTGACCGTTGCGATCAAAACCGCGGGGCAGGTGCCTCACTCCAAAGTGTCTAGCCAGACGCTGAGCCTGATCCCGACCTTCATCTTGATCGGGTTTCTGGCCTATTATGCCGGTTTGACCCGCGCCCTTTTCGAAGCGGCAAAGCGCTGGATCGCTTGGCTGCCAGGTGGGCTTGCTGTTTCTACCGTCTTTGCGACGGCGGGTTTTGCGGCCGTCTCTGGTGCGTCCGTCGCAACCGCGGCTGTGTTCGCGCGCATTGCGATCCCGGAAATGCTGGCGATCGGCTATAACAAGAAATTCGCCGCGGGCGTTGTCGCGGCAGGGGGCACATTGGCGTCGCTGATCCCGCCGTCTGCGATCCTCGTTATCTATGCGATCATCGTTGAACAAGACGTTGGCAAACTGCTTTTGGCAGGTTTTATCCCCGGTGCATTTTCGGCCATCGTCTATGCGATCCTGATCGTTGGCATCGCCTCCATCTGGAAAAACGTCGGTCCTCCTGTCACCGGTTTTACGTGGAAACAGCGTTTCGCCTCGCTTCCTGCAGCCATGCCGATCTTTGCGGTAGTGATCATCATCATCTTCTTCGTCTATAACCCGTTCGGCGACGCGTGGGGTACCCCGACCGAAGGTGGGGCTGTGGGTGCGTTCATCGTGTTCCTGATGGCTCTGTATCGTGGCATGCGGTGGGCAGAGTTGAAAGACGCTTTGCTTGAGACTGCCAAGCTGACCGTGATGATCTTTACCATCATCTGGGGCGTGCTGATCTATGTACGTTTCTTGGGCTTTGCCGATCTGCCCGGCGCGTTTGCCGACTGGATTTCAGGGCTTGAGGCGTCGCCGGTCCTGATCCTCGTGTGCATCCTGTTGGCCTATGCAGTCTTGGGTATGTTCATGGATGCTATCGGCATGCTGTTGCTCACGCTTCCGGTTGTCTATCCCGCGGTGATGGCGCTCAATGGCGGAGAGTTCGTCTCTGCTGCGGATAGTGCCTTTGGCATGTCGGGTCCGATGTGTGCGATCTGGTTCGGGATTTTGGTGGTGAAGATGGCAGAGTTCTGTCTGATCACGCCGCCCATTGGCTTGAACTGTTTCGTCGTCGCCGGTGTGCGCCCTGATCTAAGCGTTCAGGACGTGTTCAAAGGTGTAACGCCGTTCTTCATCGCAGATGCTGTGACGATCGCGTTACTCGTGGCGTTCCCGTCTATCGTGCTTTGGCTGCCATCACTCGCTGGCTGA